A single genomic interval of Primulina huaijiensis isolate GDHJ02 chromosome 7, ASM1229523v2, whole genome shotgun sequence harbors:
- the LOC140980450 gene encoding glutaredoxin-C9-like, with protein MQIAKVDASSPLVKVGGGTGEFAVENMRGVYEKLSVLVSGNAVVVFTVSGCCMCHVVKQLLFGLGVGPTVVELDRDSTGRDIQALLRGLAAGSARLQPIPVVFVGGKFLGGIETVMACHINGTLIPLLKEAGALWL; from the coding sequence ATGCAGATAGCGAAAGTCGATGCATCATCCCCTCTAGTAAAGGTTGGAGGCGGCACCGGAGAATTTGCGGTGGAGAATATGAGAGGAGTGTATGAGAAACTGAGTGTCTTGGTTTCTGGCAACGCGGTGGTTGTGTTCACCGTCAGCGGTTGCTGCATGTGCCATGTTGTAAAGCAGCTGCTTTTCGGCCTCGGCGTTGGCCCCACCGTCGTGGAGCTCGACCGAGACTCAACTGGTCGTGATATTCAAGCCCTGCTCCGCGGCCTTGCCGCCGGCTCCGCTCGTCTTCAACCCATCCCGGTTGTTTTCGTAGGCGGAAAGTTCTTGGGTGGTATTGAGACTGTCATGGCTTGCCATATAAACGGCACTCTTATTCCACTCCTAAAGGAGGCCGGAGCTCTTTGGCTTTGA
- the LOC140981013 gene encoding F-box protein At5g46170-like, which produces MRLDPGSRLHPEQMDHFDRLPDSILLLIFNGVGDVKALGRCCVVSRRFRALVPQVDDVIVRVDCVISDDDSSSPGTSSSVSVLDKSRYPIVSLFRLFFSGLVKPLHSLITQLIVPSSTCRNPSPSEDFECDSEQNCVTHHSPTQVLRNFNEIKLLRIELPSGELGIDDGVLLKWKADFGSTLDSCVIIGASSVIRTADNMLHNYSGACDVTETDIGNNNGGGEIDYGSIPESFYTNGGLKLRVVWTISSLVAASARHYLLQPIIAEHETLESLFLTDADGQGVLSMDKEQLQELRMKPLLASSASKRTLVPALNVWLWYSPRLELPCGMVLEGATLVAIRPSEHPKKEILGSELNWVTSALEEPFDTAAKMLLKRRTYCLEMNSF; this is translated from the coding sequence ATGAGATTAGATCCGGGTAGCAGACTCCACCCCGAACAGATGGATCACTTCGACCGGCTGCCGGACTCCATTCTCCTCTTGATCTTCAACGGAGTCGGCGATGTCAAAGCACTGGGCCGATGCTGCGTTGTTTCCAGGCGTTTCCGCGCTCTTGTTCCCCAGGTGGATGACGTCATCGTCCGCGTCGACTGCGTCATCTCGGACGATGATTCATCTTCACCTGGGACTTCCTCTTCTGTCTCGGTTTTAGATAAGTCCCGCTATCCCATTGTCTCTCTTTTCAGGCTATTCTTTTCTGGACTCGTCAAACCCCTCCACTCGCTTATTACGCAGCTCATCGTTCCCTCCTCCACTTGTCGAAATCCTTCTCCGTCAGAAGATTTTGAATGTGATTCTGAACAAAATTGCGTCACGCACCACTCCCCTACTCAAGTCTTGAGGAATTTTAACGAAATTAAGCTCCTCAGAATTGAATTACCGAGTGGCGAGCTCGGGATTGACGATGGTGTTCTGCTGAAGTGGAAGGCAGATTTTGGGTCCACTCTTGATAGCTGCGTCATTATTGGAGCTTCGAGCGTGATTCGAACTGCGGATAATATGCTGCACAATTACTCGGGTGCTTGTGATGTTACTGAAACCGACATTGGGAATAACAATGGAGGTGGTGAGATCGATTATGGCAGTATTCCTGAATCTTTTTACACGAACGGGGGATTAAAGTTGCGTGTTGTGTGGACGATAAGCTCTTTGGTTGCAGCCTCAGCGAGACATTATCTTCTTCAGCCTATAATTGCCGAGCATGAGACATTGGAGAGCTTATTTTTAACGGATGCGGATGGGCAAGGAGTTTTGTCTATGGATAAAGAGCAGCTGCAGGAGCTGAGGATGAAGCCTTTGTTGGCATCATCAGCATCTAAAAGGACTCTTGTTCCAGCTCTGAATGTGTGGTTGTGGTATTCCCCGCGTTTGGAATTGCCTTGTGGGATGGTGTTGGAAGGTGCAACGTTGGTGGCGATTAGGCCTAGTGAGCACCCGAAGAAGGAGATCTTGGGTTCAGAACTGAACTGGGTGACCTCGGCACTTGAGGAGCCCTTTGATACTGCCGCAAAGATGTTATTAAAGAGGAGGACTTATTGTCTAGAAATGAACTCTTTTTGA